A window of the Deinococcus gobiensis I-0 genome harbors these coding sequences:
- the pyrE gene encoding orotate phosphoribosyltransferase, with translation MTESPEQSAPNPMPEQPTAELDVLALYREAGAFHEGRFLLASGRQSPFFLQSTTLLQHPRAMTQLGGAMARQILDAGLRPDFVVGPAMGGVTLAYEVARQLSDTLPEVRGLFAEKDGQGGMKLREAFEIRRGETFVAVEDVLTTGGSLLRAVRAVEAYGAQCVGLCCIIDRRAETGPLAGYPLMSLKELHFETYAAHEVPGWLAERPLREI, from the coding sequence ATGACCGAGTCGCCCGAGCAGTCCGCCCCGAATCCGATGCCCGAGCAGCCCACGGCCGAGCTGGACGTGCTCGCCCTGTACCGGGAGGCCGGGGCCTTCCACGAGGGCCGCTTCCTGCTCGCGTCGGGCCGGCAGTCGCCGTTTTTCCTCCAGTCCACGACGCTGCTCCAGCACCCGCGCGCCATGACGCAGCTCGGAGGCGCGATGGCCCGCCAGATTCTGGACGCGGGGCTGCGGCCCGATTTCGTGGTCGGCCCGGCGATGGGCGGCGTCACGCTGGCCTACGAGGTCGCCCGGCAGCTCTCGGACACGCTGCCCGAGGTGCGCGGCCTCTTCGCCGAGAAGGACGGTCAGGGCGGCATGAAGCTGCGCGAGGCCTTCGAGATCCGCCGGGGCGAGACCTTCGTGGCGGTCGAGGACGTGCTCACCACCGGGGGCAGCCTGCTGCGCGCCGTGCGCGCGGTCGAGGCCTACGGGGCGCAGTGCGTGGGCCTGTGCTGCATCATCGACCGCCGCGCCGAGACGGGGCCGCTGGCCGGCTACCCCCTGATGAGCCTCAAGGAACTGCATTTCGAGACCTACGCCGCCCACGAGGTGCCCGGCTGGCTGGCCGAGCGCCCCCTGCGCGAGATCTGA
- a CDS encoding RNase H family protein, which yields MNHAFVDASWQEQPDGQGLGGWGLVLLRPGQLAARYQGQLDAPDNNAAELRAVLEAVRAAPAGEPLTVHTDNQAVIIAVSRGRGPQGLTEASREVHEESGDRGLSLRAKYAPRTGRHMQSAHLLANDARKGQGTASLSLPQTDVLIEQRPVGPETGGPEARVSLRRVGERVTAHVPLDPLSPLPPSAQALLAAVGLARPGEHLTVRRASKVAQALWHRPERALPGAYPAVAQARTQADEQGVQVEFLGVG from the coding sequence TTGAACCACGCTTTCGTAGACGCCAGCTGGCAGGAGCAGCCCGACGGCCAGGGTCTGGGCGGCTGGGGGCTGGTGCTGCTGCGGCCCGGCCAGCTCGCCGCACGCTACCAGGGCCAGCTCGACGCGCCCGACAACAACGCCGCCGAACTGCGCGCGGTGCTCGAAGCCGTGCGCGCGGCCCCGGCCGGCGAGCCGCTCACCGTGCACACCGACAACCAGGCCGTGATCATCGCGGTGTCGCGCGGACGCGGGCCGCAGGGCCTGACCGAGGCGAGCCGCGAGGTCCACGAGGAGTCGGGGGACCGGGGCCTGAGCCTGCGCGCCAAGTACGCGCCGCGCACCGGCCGCCACATGCAGAGCGCCCACCTGCTCGCCAACGACGCCCGCAAGGGCCAGGGCACGGCCAGCCTGAGCCTGCCCCAGACCGACGTGCTCATCGAGCAGCGCCCGGTCGGCCCGGAGACTGGCGGCCCCGAGGCGCGCGTGAGCCTGCGCCGCGTGGGCGAGCGGGTCACGGCGCACGTGCCGCTCGATCCCCTATCGCCGCTGCCGCCCAGTGCCCAGGCGCTGCTGGCCGCCGTGGGGCTGGCCCGCCCCGGCGAGCACCTGACCGTGCGGCGCGCGAGCAAGGTCGCCCAGGCGCTGTGGCACCGGCCCGAGCGGGCGCTGCCCGGCGCCTACCCGGCGGTGGCCCAGGCCCGCACCCAGGCCGACGAGCAGGGCGTGCAGGTCGAATTCCTGGGCGTGGGCTAG
- a CDS encoding M20/M25/M40 family metallo-hydrolase produces MTSPDLAAHIERGLTDLRDLVKMESVSAQGRSLPETAAAVRALLEAEGFAVREYPGHVAPVLVAEAGPEDAEFTLLIYNHYDVQPEDPLELWDSPPFALTERDGRLYGRGASDDKGEFVSRLAGLRLARERAGGPLPLRVKWLVEGEEEVGSPSLDAFVREHAAELKADGVWWEFGSVTPEGRPVLYAGLKGIVCVELRCRVADSDLHSSNGAVVDNPLWRLASAVASLRDEGGTVLIPGFHDDVRPPSDADLAAVTALSGGGETLRDTYAVTRPLGTPAEYHHRLNLKPVVNVNGFHGGYGGAGSKTVLPAEGMVKLDFRLVPDQDPARVVTLLRAHLDAQGFGDIEIVELETHQFPGRSDLEAPFVKTAVAVAREVYGQEPLLNPSSGGSGPIHPFMAYVGAPVVALGIGNVGGRVHAPNENILRRDFGRGVEYAAALMTALAGQD; encoded by the coding sequence ATGACCTCGCCCGACCTCGCGGCCCACATAGAACGCGGCCTGACCGACCTGCGCGACCTCGTGAAGATGGAGAGCGTCTCGGCGCAGGGACGGTCGCTGCCCGAGACGGCCGCCGCCGTGCGCGCCCTGCTGGAGGCGGAAGGCTTCGCCGTGCGCGAGTACCCCGGCCACGTCGCCCCGGTGCTCGTGGCCGAGGCGGGCCCCGAGGACGCCGAATTTACCCTGCTGATCTACAACCACTACGACGTGCAGCCCGAAGACCCGCTGGAGCTGTGGGACAGCCCGCCCTTCGCCCTGACCGAGCGGGACGGCCGGCTGTACGGGCGCGGCGCCTCGGACGACAAGGGGGAGTTCGTGTCGCGCCTCGCGGGGCTGCGGCTGGCGCGCGAGCGGGCGGGCGGCCCGCTCCCCCTGCGCGTGAAGTGGCTCGTCGAGGGTGAGGAGGAGGTCGGCAGCCCCAGCCTGGACGCCTTCGTGCGGGAGCACGCCGCCGAGCTGAAGGCCGACGGCGTGTGGTGGGAGTTCGGCTCGGTGACGCCCGAGGGCCGCCCGGTGCTGTACGCGGGCCTCAAGGGCATCGTGTGCGTCGAGCTGCGCTGCCGCGTGGCCGACAGCGACCTGCATTCGAGCAACGGCGCGGTCGTGGACAACCCGCTGTGGCGCCTCGCCTCGGCGGTCGCCAGCCTGCGGGACGAGGGCGGCACGGTCCTCATTCCCGGCTTCCACGACGACGTGCGCCCGCCCAGCGACGCCGACCTCGCGGCGGTCACGGCGCTGTCCGGCGGCGGCGAGACGCTGCGCGACACCTACGCCGTGACCCGGCCCCTGGGCACACCCGCCGAGTACCACCACCGCCTGAACCTTAAGCCGGTCGTGAACGTGAACGGCTTTCACGGCGGCTACGGCGGTGCGGGCAGCAAGACGGTGCTGCCGGCCGAGGGCATGGTCAAGCTCGACTTCCGGCTGGTGCCCGACCAGGACCCGGCGCGGGTGGTCACGCTGCTGCGCGCGCACCTGGACGCCCAGGGATTCGGCGACATCGAGATCGTCGAGCTGGAGACCCACCAGTTCCCCGGCCGCAGCGACCTGGAGGCCCCCTTCGTGAAGACGGCGGTGGCCGTGGCGCGCGAGGTCTACGGCCAGGAGCCGCTGCTCAACCCGTCGAGCGGCGGCAGCGGCCCCATCCACCCCTTCATGGCCTATGTGGGGGCGCCGGTCGTGGCGCTGGGCATCGGCAACGTGGGCGGGCGGGTCCACGCGCCGAACGAGAACATCCTGCGCCGCGATTTTGGACGCGGCGTGGAGTACGCGGCGGCGCTCATGACGGCTCTGGCCGGGCAGGACTGA
- a CDS encoding RtcB family protein, whose amino-acid sequence MNGKHLIKLGFEKEAVGLALKAATAREGAGLARADILHELGAVQAAPQDYAGGGVYALLAQMLLAQAAAQQVRAASALRAVPLPYAVWGADLIEPGARAQMDVAMRLPVSRAGAMMPDAHVGYGLPIGGVLAAENAVIPYGVGVDIGCSMMLSVLPMLPGALKVAEASGLLLRHTRFGAGVGFEKRDRQDHAVLHEPTWEEQPLLRHLYDKAVNQIGTSGSGNHFVEFGTLSLAQPDPELGLEAGEYLAVLSHSGSRGFGAQVAGHFTALAGRLHPGIDKVAQKLAWLPLDGEEGQAYWQAMNLAGRYALANHDLIHARLARALGVSPLAQASNSHNLAWKEVVDGQELIVHRKGATPAAKGQLGLIPGSMADPGYLVRGRGHAPALASASHGAGRQLGRRAAQNALSKKDVQAYLEGRGVTLIGGGIDEAPQAYKRIEEVIARQTDLVDVLAEFRPHVVRMDTGSEDV is encoded by the coding sequence ATGAACGGGAAGCACCTCATCAAGCTGGGATTCGAGAAAGAAGCTGTGGGCCTGGCCCTCAAGGCCGCCACGGCGCGCGAGGGCGCAGGCCTGGCGCGCGCCGACATCCTGCACGAGCTGGGCGCCGTGCAGGCCGCGCCGCAGGACTACGCCGGGGGCGGCGTGTACGCCCTGCTGGCGCAGATGCTCTTGGCCCAGGCCGCCGCGCAGCAGGTCCGCGCCGCGAGCGCCCTGCGCGCCGTGCCGCTGCCCTACGCCGTGTGGGGCGCGGACCTCATCGAGCCGGGGGCGCGCGCCCAGATGGACGTGGCGATGCGCCTGCCCGTGTCGCGCGCCGGGGCGATGATGCCCGACGCCCACGTGGGCTACGGCCTGCCTATCGGCGGGGTATTGGCGGCCGAGAACGCGGTCATCCCCTACGGCGTGGGCGTGGACATCGGCTGCTCGATGATGCTCAGCGTGCTGCCGATGCTGCCGGGCGCCCTGAAGGTGGCCGAGGCGAGCGGGCTGCTGCTGCGCCACACGCGCTTCGGCGCGGGCGTGGGCTTCGAGAAGCGTGACCGCCAGGACCACGCCGTGCTGCACGAGCCGACCTGGGAAGAGCAGCCCCTGCTGCGCCACCTGTACGACAAGGCCGTGAACCAGATCGGCACCTCGGGCAGCGGCAACCACTTCGTGGAATTCGGCACGCTGAGCCTCGCGCAGCCCGACCCCGAACTGGGGCTGGAGGCGGGCGAGTACCTCGCGGTGCTGTCGCACAGCGGCTCGCGCGGCTTCGGGGCGCAGGTCGCGGGGCACTTCACCGCGCTGGCGGGGCGGCTGCACCCCGGCATCGACAAGGTCGCGCAGAAGCTCGCGTGGCTGCCGCTGGACGGCGAGGAGGGCCAGGCCTACTGGCAGGCCATGAACCTCGCGGGGCGCTACGCCCTGGCGAACCACGACCTCATCCATGCCCGGCTGGCCCGCGCGCTGGGGGTTTCGCCCCTGGCACAGGCGAGCAACAGCCACAACCTCGCCTGGAAGGAGGTCGTGGACGGCCAGGAGCTGATCGTGCACCGCAAGGGGGCTACCCCCGCCGCGAAGGGGCAGCTGGGCCTGATTCCCGGCAGCATGGCCGACCCCGGCTACCTCGTGCGCGGACGCGGCCACGCCCCCGCGCTGGCGAGTGCCAGCCACGGCGCGGGCCGGCAGCTCGGCCGCCGCGCCGCCCAGAATGCCCTGAGCAAGAAGGACGTACAGGCGTACCTGGAGGGGCGGGGCGTGACCCTGATCGGCGGCGGCATCGACGAGGCCCCGCAGGCCTACAAGCGCATCGAGGAGGTCATCGCGCGCCAGACCGACCTCGTGGACGTGCTCGCCGAGTTCCGCCCCCACGTGGTGCGGATGGACACCGGCAGCGAGGACGTGTAG
- a CDS encoding c-type cytochrome: MNGRKNRWTAGNVISWLLGVTLGLIVGVVLLIVIPRTIGTDATPGPEGTAATPVNNEAAGASGAAAASQSGSGMSGSGMSGSGTAASGTATSGSETATTSGASGTGTAATGTEGTSSSGTTPSSGNTTEPSTAESPTQETGAAASGAASAGAPSESGASNAADGDASAGQQVFAGNCAGCHGQNAQGGIGPSLVMATEGPKAWTLAQFTTVLREGRTPNRTLGAVMPRFTAAQISDQQVADIQAYIKTLQ, encoded by the coding sequence ATGAATGGCCGGAAGAACCGCTGGACTGCTGGAAACGTGATCTCGTGGCTGCTGGGAGTCACGCTGGGGCTGATCGTCGGGGTCGTATTGCTCATCGTCATTCCGCGCACCATCGGCACCGACGCGACCCCCGGGCCCGAGGGCACGGCGGCGACCCCCGTGAACAACGAGGCCGCCGGAGCCTCCGGCGCCGCCGCTGCCAGCCAGTCCGGCAGCGGGATGTCGGGCAGTGGGATGTCGGGCAGCGGCACGGCGGCCTCGGGGACGGCCACCTCCGGCTCGGAAACGGCCACGACCTCCGGGGCCTCGGGCACCGGCACCGCGGCGACGGGCACCGAAGGCACGAGCTCCTCGGGCACCACCCCGAGCAGCGGCAACACCACCGAGCCCAGCACCGCCGAGTCGCCCACCCAGGAGACCGGCGCGGCGGCCTCGGGCGCGGCCTCGGCGGGCGCGCCCTCGGAAAGCGGCGCGTCGAACGCCGCAGACGGCGACGCCTCGGCCGGTCAGCAGGTCTTCGCGGGCAACTGCGCGGGCTGCCACGGCCAGAACGCCCAGGGCGGCATCGGCCCGAGCCTGGTCATGGCGACCGAAGGCCCCAAGGCCTGGACCCTGGCCCAGTTCACGACCGTGCTGCGTGAAGGCCGTACCCCCAACCGCACGCTGGGGGCCGTCATGCCCCGCTTCACCGCCGCGCAGATCAGCGACCAGCAGGTGGCCGACATCCAGGCCTACATCAAGACCCTTCAGTAA
- a CDS encoding MGMT family protein produces MSLPPTEGTFRERVLALVARIPPGRVMTYGQLALLAGQPGAARQAGYVMNALMDGESALPWQRVINAQGRVSTHKLGFGDLQEGLLRAEGVEFGAGGRCDLARWQWWPEEDPHAPPGRLL; encoded by the coding sequence ATGTCGCTTCCCCCCACCGAAGGCACCTTCCGCGAGCGGGTGCTGGCGCTGGTGGCCCGCATTCCGCCGGGCCGGGTCATGACCTACGGACAACTCGCGCTGCTGGCCGGACAGCCGGGGGCCGCGCGGCAGGCAGGCTACGTCATGAACGCGCTCATGGACGGCGAGTCGGCCCTGCCCTGGCAGCGGGTCATCAACGCGCAGGGCCGGGTCAGTACCCACAAGCTGGGGTTCGGGGACCTGCAAGAGGGCCTGCTGCGCGCCGAGGGCGTCGAGTTCGGCGCGGGGGGCCGCTGCGACCTCGCCCGCTGGCAGTGGTGGCCGGAGGAGGACCCGCACGCGCCGCCGGGGCGGCTGCTGTGA
- a CDS encoding LCP family protein: MTGRAAARRRWLLPGAAALLLVAGGGVGAWTYTTHREVQQTGIKVYKALEDDGMPLRPGVLDDPVFRALPAPAQPPSLGRYVPPKGQAAPAGASAPTPGPFIERDSSAQLARRKVHILLIGNDQPALGRGRGDTLLSLTFDPVARTLYFLSIPRDTRIELPGHGLVKINAAYAYGGASLQTTAVERFLGVPFDKYVEVSLDGFVQAIDAVGGVDVDSALDFELDGQHITRGRLHLAGEQALAYARMRHDDPQGDLGRNARQQQVVRALMRALGGLDTPELTRVLGRLSDSVRTNFSPSEVVKLRAAHAYMLDHQTAERVRGENRKIGGVWYYVVPDRERQRLNLLLR, translated from the coding sequence ATGACGGGGCGCGCGGCGGCGAGGCGGCGGTGGTTGCTGCCAGGAGCGGCGGCGCTGCTGCTCGTGGCCGGGGGGGGCGTGGGCGCCTGGACCTACACCACCCACCGCGAGGTGCAGCAGACCGGCATCAAGGTCTACAAGGCGCTGGAGGACGACGGGATGCCGCTGCGCCCCGGTGTCCTCGACGACCCCGTGTTCAGGGCGCTGCCCGCTCCCGCCCAGCCCCCGTCGCTGGGGCGCTACGTCCCGCCCAAGGGTCAGGCGGCCCCGGCGGGCGCTTCCGCGCCCACGCCGGGGCCGTTCATCGAACGCGACTCGTCGGCGCAGCTCGCGCGGCGCAAGGTGCACATCCTCCTGATCGGCAACGACCAGCCCGCGCTGGGCCGTGGCCGGGGCGATACCCTCCTGAGCCTGACCTTCGACCCGGTGGCCCGCACGCTGTACTTCCTGAGCATTCCGCGCGATACGCGCATCGAGCTGCCGGGCCACGGTCTGGTCAAGATCAACGCGGCCTACGCCTATGGGGGGGCCAGCCTCCAGACGACGGCGGTCGAGCGCTTCCTGGGCGTGCCCTTCGACAAGTACGTCGAGGTGAGCCTGGACGGCTTCGTGCAGGCCATCGACGCGGTGGGGGGCGTGGACGTGGACTCGGCGCTGGACTTCGAGCTCGACGGCCAGCACATCACGCGCGGGCGGCTGCACCTCGCGGGCGAGCAGGCGCTGGCCTACGCCCGGATGCGCCACGACGACCCCCAGGGCGACCTGGGCCGCAACGCCCGGCAGCAGCAGGTGGTCCGCGCGCTCATGCGGGCGCTGGGCGGCCTGGACACGCCCGAGCTGACGCGGGTGCTCGGCCGCCTGAGCGACAGCGTGCGCACCAACTTCTCGCCTTCGGAGGTGGTCAAGCTGCGCGCGGCGCACGCCTACATGCTCGACCACCAGACGGCCGAGCGCGTGCGCGGCGAGAACCGCAAGATCGGCGGCGTGTGGTACTACGTCGTGCCCGACCGCGAGCGCCAGCGCCTGAACCTGCTGCTGCGCTGA
- a CDS encoding glycosyltransferase family 4 protein, translated as MPRKSEPGAADRPHVLLLITKAERGGAQTHVLELLRLRDRARLTVASGEDGFLLEQARALGLETVVVPQLVAPLDPRRDLAALWALVRLLRQLRPDLVHLHSSKAGLLGRVAARLAGVPAIFTAHGWAFTEGAGRARRLLAIWSERLAAPLSAAIIAVSDYDRDLGARLRVAPQARTIHNALPPAPRITLAAPRPDVAVRFVMVARFAPPKDQALLLRAAAPLRGAEVWLVGDGPELEATRALAAELELGDRARFLGSRDDVPELLAQTDVFCLCSHYEGFPISVLEGMRAGLPVIASDVGGVGEAVVPGRTGLLVAHNDVVSWRLALARLLDDPAARAAMGRAGGERFDAHFTLPHLLERTWAVYREVLDRRR; from the coding sequence ATGCCCAGGAAGTCTGAGCCGGGCGCGGCGGACCGGCCGCACGTGTTGCTGCTCATCACGAAGGCCGAGCGCGGCGGCGCACAGACGCACGTGCTGGAACTGCTGCGGCTGCGTGACCGCGCCCGGCTCACGGTCGCCTCGGGCGAGGACGGGTTCCTGCTCGAACAGGCGCGGGCCCTGGGGCTGGAGACGGTGGTCGTGCCGCAACTCGTGGCGCCCCTGGACCCCCGGCGCGACCTCGCGGCACTGTGGGCGCTGGTGCGGCTGCTGCGGCAGTTGCGGCCCGACCTCGTGCACCTGCACAGCTCCAAGGCGGGGCTGCTGGGGCGCGTGGCGGCGCGCCTGGCCGGGGTTCCGGCCATCTTCACGGCGCACGGCTGGGCCTTCACCGAGGGCGCCGGGCGCGCGCGGCGGCTCCTGGCGATCTGGTCCGAGCGCCTGGCGGCCCCCCTGAGCGCCGCCATCATCGCCGTGTCGGACTACGACCGCGACCTGGGCGCGCGGCTGCGGGTCGCGCCGCAGGCCCGGACCATCCACAACGCCCTGCCGCCCGCGCCCCGCATCACGCTGGCCGCGCCCCGGCCCGACGTTGCCGTGCGCTTCGTGATGGTCGCGCGCTTCGCGCCCCCCAAGGACCAGGCGCTGCTGCTGCGCGCCGCCGCGCCCCTGCGCGGGGCCGAGGTCTGGCTCGTCGGGGACGGCCCCGAGCTGGAGGCGACCCGCGCGCTGGCCGCCGAGCTGGAACTGGGCGACCGGGCGCGCTTCCTGGGCAGCCGTGACGACGTGCCCGAACTGCTCGCGCAGACGGACGTGTTCTGCCTGTGCTCGCACTACGAGGGCTTTCCCATCAGCGTGCTGGAGGGCATGCGCGCGGGCCTGCCGGTGATCGCCAGCGACGTGGGCGGCGTGGGCGAGGCGGTCGTGCCCGGGCGCACCGGCCTGCTCGTCGCGCACAACGACGTGGTGTCCTGGCGCCTGGCGCTGGCGCGGCTGCTCGACGACCCGGCCGCGCGCGCGGCGATGGGCCGGGCCGGGGGCGAGCGTTTCGACGCGCACTTCACGCTGCCGCACCTGCTGGAACGGACCTGGGCGGTGTACCGCGAGGTGCTGGACCGGCGGCGCTGA
- a CDS encoding lipopolysaccharide biosynthesis protein, whose amino-acid sequence MAGNAAAPAPALRTDVVWTLAGNLVFAATQWAMLVVLARLGSPADVGRYTLGLAVTTPVFLLLSLQLRGAQATEPPDSPYRFGHYFTLRTLLAGLALALCAGWALLSAGPQAQAGLAAVTGWLALAKLFDGLSDVCYGHLQAGGRLTEVARSLMLRGTLSALGLAAAFALTRDVGWAAAAVAGGYLGGLLLYDLPRTRPGTGRWWWPEWSRLRALAALTWPLGVAVGLIALNASLPRYFLGREAGLEAVGLYSALSYVTVAGSMVVTALGQAATTPLARLAAQGDAPGFRALLGRLLLLGAALGAAGVLGALLLGRPLLELLYGPAYGRDVPLFALLMLGAAPGYVASFAGFGMTALREFGAQVPLFLGTTATLALACALLVPGGGLAGAAWATVIGGAAQLLGSLWIVRRALRRGPPAPAQAAPPSPTVEAARD is encoded by the coding sequence ATGGCCGGCAATGCCGCCGCCCCGGCTCCCGCGCTGCGCACCGACGTGGTGTGGACCCTGGCCGGCAACCTGGTGTTCGCGGCGACGCAGTGGGCCATGCTGGTGGTCCTGGCGCGCCTGGGCAGCCCGGCCGACGTGGGGCGCTACACGCTGGGGCTGGCCGTGACCACCCCGGTCTTTCTGCTCCTGAGCCTGCAACTGCGCGGGGCGCAGGCCACCGAGCCGCCGGACAGCCCCTACCGCTTCGGGCACTACTTCACGCTGCGCACGCTGCTTGCGGGGCTGGCACTGGCGCTGTGCGCGGGTTGGGCGCTGCTGAGCGCCGGCCCCCAGGCGCAGGCGGGGCTGGCGGCCGTGACCGGCTGGCTGGCCCTCGCCAAGCTGTTCGACGGCCTGAGCGACGTGTGCTACGGCCACCTCCAGGCGGGCGGGCGGCTGACCGAGGTGGCGCGCTCGCTGATGCTGCGCGGAACGCTCTCGGCCCTGGGGCTGGCCGCCGCCTTCGCCCTGACGCGCGACGTGGGCTGGGCCGCCGCCGCCGTGGCCGGGGGCTACCTGGGGGGGCTGCTGCTGTACGACCTGCCGCGCACCCGCCCCGGCACCGGGCGCTGGTGGTGGCCCGAGTGGTCCCGGCTACGCGCCCTGGCCGCCCTGACCTGGCCGCTGGGGGTGGCGGTGGGCCTCATCGCCCTGAACGCCAGCCTGCCGCGCTACTTCCTGGGCCGCGAGGCCGGACTGGAGGCCGTGGGCCTGTATTCGGCCCTGTCCTACGTGACGGTGGCGGGCAGCATGGTGGTCACGGCGCTGGGGCAGGCGGCCACCACACCGCTGGCCCGGCTGGCCGCGCAGGGCGACGCCCCCGGGTTCCGGGCGCTGCTGGGCCGGCTGCTGCTGCTGGGCGCGGCGCTGGGGGCGGCGGGGGTACTGGGCGCGCTGCTGCTGGGGCGCCCGCTGCTGGAGCTGCTGTACGGCCCCGCCTACGGCCGCGACGTGCCCCTGTTCGCCCTGCTGATGCTGGGGGCCGCGCCGGGCTACGTCGCCTCCTTCGCGGGCTTCGGCATGACGGCGCTGCGCGAGTTCGGGGCGCAGGTGCCCCTCTTTCTGGGCACCACGGCCACCCTGGCGCTCGCCTGCGCGCTGCTCGTGCCGGGCGGGGGGCTGGCAGGCGCGGCCTGGGCCACCGTGATCGGCGGCGCCGCGCAGCTGCTGGGCAGCCTGTGGATCGTCCGGCGGGCGTTGCGGCGCGGCCCCCCGGCCCCGGCGCAGGCCGCGCCGCCCTCGCCTACAGTAGAGGCCGCCCGTGACTGA
- a CDS encoding glycosyltransferase encodes MTDSAPPAPPTPAAGRPLRVLHVLSAMNRGGIETWLMQVLRRQDPARVTFELLLFTPEGGAYDPELRALGITVRRCPSPRRVGAFLGCLWRTLRAGHYDVVHSHVHHFSGVILFVAWLAGVRGRVAHSHLNTEGPDRASGAPRRLYLRAMKAAIARASSEGLAVSDQAAGALFGPRWHTQEQWRVLPLGLDPAPYTRPTDHAALRASLGLAPEALVLGHIGWFRPAKNHPFLLRVFAEVLARRPEARLLLIGEGEQQAEVQALAGELGVLDAVVFAGPRDDVPALLQVMDVFVFPSHIEGLGLALIEAQMAGLPCVTADHLPPEAWLPGASVTALPLAAGAAAWAQAILEVAGQPAQFPAPHPYDLTHSLPLLLERYEHYRR; translated from the coding sequence GTGACTGACTCTGCGCCCCCTGCCCCCCCGACCCCCGCCGCCGGGCGACCCCTGCGGGTGCTGCACGTCCTGAGCGCCATGAACCGGGGCGGCATCGAAACCTGGCTCATGCAGGTGCTGCGCCGCCAGGACCCGGCGCGCGTCACCTTCGAGCTGCTGCTGTTCACGCCGGAGGGCGGCGCCTACGACCCCGAGCTGCGGGCGCTGGGAATCACCGTGCGCCGCTGCCCCTCGCCGCGCCGGGTCGGCGCGTTCCTGGGCTGCCTGTGGCGCACCCTGCGGGCCGGGCACTACGACGTGGTCCACAGCCATGTCCACCACTTCAGCGGGGTCATCCTGTTCGTGGCGTGGCTGGCGGGCGTGCGCGGCCGCGTGGCCCACAGCCACCTGAACACCGAGGGCCCCGACCGCGCCTCGGGCGCGCCCCGGCGGCTGTACCTGCGGGCCATGAAGGCGGCCATCGCGCGCGCGAGCAGCGAGGGGCTGGCCGTCAGCGACCAGGCGGCGGGCGCGCTGTTCGGGCCGCGCTGGCACACCCAGGAGCAGTGGCGCGTGCTGCCGCTGGGCCTGGACCCGGCGCCCTATACCCGGCCGACCGACCACGCGGCCCTGCGCGCCTCGCTGGGGCTGGCCCCGGAAGCGCTGGTGCTGGGCCACATCGGCTGGTTCCGGCCCGCCAAGAACCATCCCTTCCTGCTGCGGGTCTTCGCCGAGGTGCTCGCCCGGCGCCCCGAGGCCCGACTGCTGCTCATCGGAGAGGGCGAACAGCAGGCCGAGGTGCAGGCCCTGGCGGGCGAGCTGGGGGTGCTGGACGCGGTCGTCTTCGCGGGCCCGCGCGACGACGTGCCGGCGCTGCTGCAAGTCATGGACGTGTTCGTCTTCCCCTCGCACATCGAGGGGCTAGGGCTGGCGCTGATCGAGGCGCAGATGGCCGGGCTGCCCTGCGTGACCGCCGACCACCTGCCGCCCGAGGCGTGGCTGCCCGGCGCCAGCGTCACGGCGCTGCCCCTCGCGGCGGGGGCAGCCGCCTGGGCGCAGGCCATCCTGGAGGTCGCCGGACAGCCCGCGCAGTTCCCTGCGCCGCATCCCTACGACCTGACCCACTCGCTGCCGCTGCTGCTGGAGCGCTATGAGCACTATCGCCGCTGA